The stretch of DNA GGCGATAATACTTTCTATGTTCCCGACTGTTTTGTCTGATGTGGTATGTAAGGCAAAGCCTAATTTTTCACCTAACATTGCAAGCGGTAATCGAAATTCAATGTTGTAACCTATCTCTGTTTGTTGCCAATAACCTTGTATCCGTTTTTCTCGCTGGCTTTGAACTGGTTGGTTATTATTGCTTGGTTCGCCATTCAGACGGAACGCGTTAAACCAGCCATTTTTTTCGACAGAAACAATGAAGCGTTGTAGCTCATTTTCTGGAGAGCTCAACGCGATGATCAAGTGATCATTATTATCTAAAAAGCGACTATTTGCAGATCGCATCGTAGGTTGTTTATCCTGCACTGCTAAAAAGCCATACAAATATTCCCCACGTGTACCAAGTATCTGCCTAAATGAGATAGGGTTATTGGTATCTTTTTTTTGATGGAACAAGGCTTGCCTTTCGTCGTAGAGAGTACTTTTAGACACCTCATCTTGCCAATCATTAAGTTTGCCATCAAGGCGAATAGGATGCTTAAGTGCATAGGCATAAAGGTCTTTGCCCGCCTGTACTTTGTTTAAAAAGGTTGCCTGTGTATTAAATAAGGCGGGCCTTTCATGTAAAGCAGTTGCAACTGCTCGTGTGGTACCTATTAAGGTTTGCTGTTGCCCTTGGCGAAGAAAGTCCTGCATCTCCAAAATGGCCTGATAACCAAGCCAAGGTAAGATTAAAAATAAGCTCGTTAATAACAAAACCTTACTGCGTAATCCCAAGACAATGCTCATGAGTGAGGTGTGCTTTCAGTAATGTCCCAGCGATATCCCATACCATAGACTGCAGTTATCTCATCAAATTGGGGATCTAATTTTACAAACTTTTTACGAATGCGTTTGACGTGTGAGGTGATGGTATTGTCATCGACGACCATATTAGCATCACTCATTAATTGTTGGCGGTTACGCACAATTCCAGCTCGATTAGCTAAAGCATGTACAATCCAAAATTCAGTAACCGTAAAATCAAGGGGGGTTTCATGCCATGATATTTGCATGCGTTCACTATCAATAATTAATGCGCCACGCGTAATAAGTTGTTGAGTTTGGATCGGTTGTTTGAGTTGGTCAATACGCCGAAATAAAGCACTAATACGCACCATTAAATGCTCTAAACCAATATTTTTAGTAAGGTAATCATCAGCGCCTAAACGTAAACCGGATATAGTATCAAAGTCGTTATCTCGCGCGGTTAAAAAGATAATCGGTACTGTTGCAGAAAGCTGGCGGAGTGATTGACAAAGCGTAAAACCACCATCGTATTCATCGGCAAGACCAATATCAATAATTGCCAAATCGGGCAAACGTACCTCAAAAGCACGCATTGCATCTTTTCGATTATCATAAGCATCGACTTGATAGCCATGTTTGCTCATTAAGTCGATATAGTTTTCAC from Psychromonas sp. psych-6C06 encodes:
- the pdsR gene encoding proteobacterial dedicated sortase system response regulator encodes the protein MKRIALVEDEKNIRENYIDLMSKHGYQVDAYDNRKDAMRAFEVRLPDLAIIDIGLADEYDGGFTLCQSLRQLSATVPIIFLTARDNDFDTISGLRLGADDYLTKNIGLEHLMVRISALFRRIDQLKQPIQTQQLITRGALIIDSERMQISWHETPLDFTVTEFWIVHALANRAGIVRNRQQLMSDANMVVDDNTITSHVKRIRKKFVKLDPQFDEITAVYGMGYRWDITESTPHS